Proteins encoded in a region of the Shewanella polaris genome:
- a CDS encoding tandem-95 repeat protein, with protein sequence MTGNVIDGSSVDGPISVTTFTVAGDTTVHSADGTDVTITGVGTFSLTDAGVYTFTPVANYNGAVPVITYTLTDGSGANDTSTLSLTVTPVNDDFTDDNEIRSIVEDSPEVTGNVIDGSSVDGPISVTTFTVAGDTTVHSADGTDVTITGVGTFSLTDAGVYTFTPVANYNGAVPVITYTLTDGSGANDTSTLSLTVTPVNDDFTDDNEIRSIVEDSPEVTGNVIDGSSVDGPLTVVSFTVDGSATVHPADGTDVTITGVGAFSLTDAGVYTFTPVANYNGAVPVITYTLTDGSGANDTSTLSLTVTQ encoded by the coding sequence GTGACGGGTAATGTCATCGATGGCAGCAGTGTTGATGGCCCTATTTCAGTCACCACCTTTACTGTCGCGGGCGATACAACCGTGCATAGCGCCGATGGCACCGATGTGACCATTACAGGCGTGGGTACCTTTAGCTTAACGGATGCGGGTGTATATACCTTTACCCCTGTCGCCAACTACAACGGCGCAGTGCCGGTGATCACTTACACCTTAACCGACGGCTCAGGCGCTAATGACACCTCGACATTGAGCTTAACGGTCACGCCAGTGAACGATGATTTCACTGATGACAACGAAATTCGCAGCATTGTCGAAGACAGCCCTGAAGTGACGGGTAATGTCATCGATGGCAGCAGTGTTGATGGCCCTATTTCAGTCACCACCTTTACTGTCGCGGGCGATACAACCGTGCATAGCGCCGATGGCACCGATGTGACCATTACAGGCGTGGGTACCTTTAGCTTAACGGATGCGGGTGTATATACCTTCACCCCTGTCGCCAACTATAACGGCGCAGTGCCGGTGATCACTTACACCTTAACCGACGGCTCAGGCGCTAATGACACCTCGACCTTAAGCTTGACGGTGACCCCAGTGAACGATGATTTCACTGATGACAACGAAATTCGCAGCATTGTCGAAGACAGCCCTGAAGTGACGGGTAATGTCATCGATGGCAGCAGTGTTGATGGCCCATTAACTGTGGTCAGCTTCACTGTCGACGGTAGCGCAACTGTGCACCCTGCCGATGGCACGGATGTGACCATTACAGGCGTGGGTGCCTTTAGCTTAACGGATGCGGGTGTATATACCTTTACCCCTGTCGCCAACTACAACGGCGCTGTGCCGGTGATCACTTACACCTTAACCGATGGCTCAGGCGCTAATGACACCTCGACCTTAAGCTTGACGGTGACCCAGTGA
- a CDS encoding cadherin-like domain-containing protein: MAGVYTFTPVANYNGAVPVITYTLTDGSGANDTSTLSLTVTPVNDDFTVTTKFAALSKTALK; this comes from the coding sequence ATGGCGGGTGTATATACCTTTACCCCTGTCGCCAACTATAACGGCGCAGTGCCGGTGATCACTTACACCTTAACCGACGGCTCAGGCGCTAATGACACCTCGACATTGAGCTTAACGGTCACGCCAGTGAACGATGATTTCACTGTGACAACGAAATTCGCAGCATTGTCGAAGACAGCCCTGAAGTGA
- a CDS encoding cadherin-like domain-containing protein, which produces MTITGVGAFSLTDAGVYTFTPVANYNGAVPVITYTLTDGSGANDTSTLSLTVTPVNDDFTDDNEIRSIVEDSPEVTGNVIDGSSVDGPLTVVSFTVDGSATVHPADGTDVTITGVGTFSLTDGGCIYLYPCRQL; this is translated from the coding sequence TTGACCATTACAGGCGTGGGTGCCTTTAGCTTAACGGATGCGGGTGTATATACCTTTACCCCTGTCGCCAACTACAACGGCGCTGTGCCGGTGATCACTTACACCTTAACCGATGGCTCAGGCGCTAATGACACCTCGACCTTAAGCTTGACGGTGACCCCAGTGAACGATGATTTCACTGATGACAACGAAATTCGCAGCATTGTCGAAGACAGCCCAGAAGTGACGGGTAATGTCATCGATGGCAGCAGTGTTGATGGCCCATTAACTGTGGTCAGCTTCACTGTCGACGGTAGCGCAACTGTGCACCCTGCCGATGGCACGGATGTGACCATTACAGGCGTGGGTACCTTTAGCTTAACGGATGGCGGGTGTATATACCTTTACCCCTGTCGCCAACTATAA
- a CDS encoding beta strand repeat-containing protein has translation MGSITTSKNGILSASEGSVSITVNNEIQELQIGEVVLAGAIVSSDLGFIITFDDGTIFNSDVLPDDESLTDVINTADIATINQVVDQEALDEITALQDLIASGEDPTKDLPETAAGTPTASQGDSGYVAVTRDADETLADAGYDTTGQTATPTAVIQEETISENDTPSTLVNDIVTANEDSVATGNLLDNDSDVDSDLSVVSFEVDGQTYTAGTEVTLDGGILIINEDGTYTFTPNENWNGQVPVITYTTNTGLTATLTIEITPVDDASVVVNDNNTVAEGNEATGNVLDNDSDVDSDLSVVSFEVDGQTYTAGTEVTLDGGILIINEDGTYTFTPNENWNGQVPVITYTTNTGLTATLTIEITPVDDASVVVNDNNTVAEGSEATGNVLDNDSDVDSDLSVVSFEVDGQTYTAGTEVTLDGGILIINEDGTYTFTPNENWNGQVPVITYTTNTGLTATLTIEVTPVNDAPTIDVVANDFTENSAIDGDVAATYTTFDEDGDLLTVDFTPGSNDDGYYALVNGEVVLTQAGADLVNNGGTLPAVDLTVSDGSLTGQDSDTPVITPTNDVPTIDVVANDFTENSAVDGDVAATYTTFDEDGDLLTVDFTPGSNDDGYYALVNGEVVLTQAGADLVNNGGTLPAVDLTVSDGSLTGQDSDTPVITAMNDDFTDDNETRTLAEDSPEVTGNVIDGSSDDGPLTVVSFTVDGSATVHPADGTDVTITGVGTFSLTDAGVYTFTPVANYNGAVPVITYTLTDGSGANDTSTLSLTVTPVNDDFTDDNEIRSIVEDSPEVTGNVIDGSSVDGPLTVVSFTVDGSATVHPADGTD, from the coding sequence ATGGGATCGATAACAACGTCAAAAAATGGGATACTTTCTGCTTCAGAAGGATCTGTTTCAATAACGGTTAACAATGAAATTCAAGAACTTCAAATTGGTGAGGTTGTACTAGCAGGTGCAATAGTTAGCAGTGATCTTGGTTTCATTATTACGTTTGATGACGGTACTATTTTTAATAGTGACGTTTTGCCGGATGACGAATCACTTACTGATGTTATAAATACAGCTGATATTGCGACTATTAATCAAGTCGTAGACCAAGAAGCATTAGATGAAATTACAGCTTTGCAAGATCTCATCGCATCGGGAGAAGACCCAACAAAAGACTTACCTGAAACCGCCGCTGGTACCCCAACTGCTAGCCAAGGTGATTCTGGTTATGTTGCAGTTACGAGAGATGCTGACGAAACTCTTGCTGATGCAGGCTATGACACAACAGGACAAACTGCCACCCCAACAGCAGTAATACAAGAAGAAACTATTAGCGAAAATGATACCCCGTCAACATTAGTTAACGATATAGTTACAGCGAATGAAGACAGCGTTGCTACTGGAAATCTGTTAGATAATGACAGTGATGTTGATTCAGATTTAAGCGTAGTCAGCTTCGAAGTAGATGGCCAAACATACACTGCGGGTACCGAAGTCACGCTTGATGGCGGCATCCTTATCATCAATGAAGACGGCACGTATACCTTCACCCCAAATGAAAATTGGAACGGCCAAGTCCCAGTTATTACCTACACCACCAATACAGGCCTGACTGCCACGTTAACTATTGAAATCACACCAGTTGATGATGCATCGGTAGTAGTTAACGACAACAACACAGTTGCTGAAGGCAATGAAGCTACGGGTAACGTATTAGATAATGACAGTGATGTTGATTCAGATTTAAGCGTAGTCAGCTTCGAGGTTGATGGCCAAACATACACTGCGGGTACCGAAGTCACGCTTGATGGCGGCATTCTGATCATCAATGAAGATGGCACGTATACCTTCACCCCAAATGAAAATTGGAACGGCCAAGTCCCAGTTATTACCTACACCACCAATACAGGCCTGACTGCCACGTTAACTATTGAAATCACACCAGTTGATGATGCATCGGTAGTAGTTAACGACAACAACACAGTTGCTGAAGGCAGTGAAGCTACGGGTAACGTATTAGATAACGACAGTGATGTTGATTCAGATTTAAGCGTAGTCAGCTTCGAGGTTGATGGCCAAACATACACTGCGGGTACCGAAGTCACGCTTGATGGCGGCATTCTGATCATCAATGAAGATGGCACGTATACCTTCACCCCAAATGAAAATTGGAACGGCCAAGTTCCAGTCATTACCTACACCACGAATACAGGCCTGACAGCCACGTTAACCATTGAAGTAACGCCAGTCAACGATGCGCCTACCATTGACGTGGTCGCCAATGACTTTACTGAAAACAGCGCCATCGATGGCGATGTGGCAGCAACCTACACCACCTTTGATGAAGACGGCGATCTACTGACGGTTGACTTCACTCCAGGCAGCAATGACGACGGTTACTACGCGTTAGTTAACGGCGAAGTGGTATTAACCCAAGCTGGCGCTGACTTGGTTAACAACGGCGGCACGCTGCCTGCGGTTGATTTAACCGTTTCTGATGGCAGCTTAACTGGCCAAGACAGTGACACTCCGGTGATCACTCCTACGAACGATGTGCCAACCATTGATGTGGTCGCCAATGACTTTACTGAAAACAGCGCCGTCGATGGCGATGTGGCAGCAACCTACACCACCTTTGATGAAGACGGCGATCTACTGACGGTTGACTTCACTCCAGGCAGCAATGACGACGGTTACTACGCGTTAGTTAACGGCGAAGTGGTATTAACCCAAGCTGGCGCTGACTTGGTTAACAACGGCGGCACGCTGCCTGCGGTTGATTTAACCGTTTCTGATGGCAGCTTAACTGGCCAAGACAGTGACACTCCGGTGATCACTGCAATGAACGATGATTTCACTGATGACAATGAAACGCGCACCCTTGCAGAAGACAGCCCTGAAGTGACCGGTAATGTCATCGATGGCAGCAGTGACGATGGCCCATTAACTGTGGTCAGCTTCACTGTCGACGGTAGCGCAACTGTGCACCCTGCCGATGGCACGGATGTGACCATTACAGGCGTGGGTACTTTTAGCTTAACGGATGCGGGTGTGTATACCTTCACCCCTGTCGCCAACTATAACGGCGCAGTGCCGGTGATCACTTACACCTTAACCGACGGCTCAGGCGCTAATGACACCTCGACATTGAGCTTAACGGTCACCCCAGTGAACGATGATTTCACTGATGACAACGAAATTCGCAGCATTGTCGAAGACAGCCCAGAAGTGACGGGTAATGTCATCGATGGCAGCAGTGTTGATGGCCCATTAACTGTGGTCAGCTTCACTGTCGACGGTAGCGCAACTGTGCACCCTGCCGATGGCACGGATTGA